Sequence from the Corallococcus sp. EGB genome:
GGCCGGCGCGGCGATCGCGGGCATGGTGCTCTTCCATGAGCCCGCCACGCCCGCGCGCCTGTTCTTCCTGACGTTGATGATCGTCGCAATCATTGGTCTGAAGTTCACCAGCGGCACGCACTGAACTGTGGGGGAGTGAATCCTCCCCGCGGATGGGTTTCCGGATTGCGCATCCCGCGAGCACAGGATGCGCGCCGGTTCCCATCACGCGAGGTGACGGCGATGAGCGACGCGAAGTTCGAGCTGTACTACTGGCCCGGCATCCCCGGCCGCGGCGAGTTCGTGCGACTGGTGCTGGAGGAGGCGGGCGTGGACTGGGTGGACGTGGGCCTCCAGCCCGAATCCCAGGGCGGCGGAGCCAAGGCCGTATCCGCCATGATCGGCAAGGGCCCCGTGCCCGCGTACGCCCCGCCCGTGCTCAAGGTGGGCGACGTCGTCTTCTCCCAGGCCGCGAACATCTGTTCGTACCTGGGGGAGCGCTTCGGCCTGGTCCCCGCGGACGAGGCATCGCGCCTCCACGCCCGTCAATTCCAGCTCACCGTCGCGGACGCGGTCGCGGAAGCGCATGACACGCATCACCCGCTCGCCGTGATGAAGTACTACGACGAGCAGAAGGACGCCGCGAAGCACCGCGCCGAGGACTTCCACACCCAGCGCATCCCGAAGTTCCTGGGCTACTTCGAGCGCGTCTTGAAGGCGAACACGCAGGGCGGTGGCAAGTACCTCCTGGGGCGCGACTTCTCCTATCCGGAGCTGGCGCTGTACCAGTTGGTGGAAGGCCTGCTGTATGCCTTTCCCAATGCCATGCGCCGCATCGCCCCTGAGGTCCCTGGCGTGATGGCCCTGCGCCAGCGCATCGCGGAGCGCCCCCGCATCGCCGCGTACAAGAAGTCCCCCCGCGCGCAGCCCTTCAACAAGCAGGGCATCTTCCGCCACTACCCGGAGCTCGACGACCCGAACG
This genomic interval carries:
- a CDS encoding glutathione S-transferase — encoded protein: MSDAKFELYYWPGIPGRGEFVRLVLEEAGVDWVDVGLQPESQGGGAKAVSAMIGKGPVPAYAPPVLKVGDVVFSQAANICSYLGERFGLVPADEASRLHARQFQLTVADAVAEAHDTHHPLAVMKYYDEQKDAAKHRAEDFHTQRIPKFLGYFERVLKANTQGGGKYLLGRDFSYPELALYQLVEGLLYAFPNAMRRIAPEVPGVMALRQRIAERPRIAAYKKSPRAQPFNKQGIFRHYPELDDPNATK